The sequence GCCGCCGCCCCCGGGCGGCGTGCCGCCCAGCCAACAGAGCTACGCCTGAGCCCCCGGAAGGGGCACGCCATAAACGCCCGCGGCCTTCAACTAAAAAAATCACGGAAATGAGATCGCGAGGAAGGAGACTGCCGACAGGATAGGGAAGACAAGAAAGAAGAAATTACCGCCAAGGCGCCAAGGCGGAATGGACCACTGCGGAATCCTTGGCGCACTTGGCGCACTTGGCGCACTTGGCGCCTTGGCGGTTTAAAATCGGGCCCCGTCATCCCGACCGGAGCAAAGCGAAACGGGAGAGGAAGCTATTCGCTCGAACACACATCCGCTTCCCAGCGCTTGCATTCGCCGCGTGGCGTGCGATCACCGCACTTCTTCTGGCAGGTCGCATTGGCGCCGCAGACGTCCGCTCCCCAGCGCATGCAGCGTCCGTTGCCGGATCGCTCCAGGCACTGCTGCGCGCAGCGAAGCTCGGTGCCGCATTCGTCTTCGCCGTAGCGAAGGCACACTCCCTCGGGCGTGCGGTCCTGGCAGCGGAGTTCGCAGCTCACCTTGACGCCGCATGCGTCCTGCCCGTAGCGAAGGCACACTCCCTCGGGCGTGCGGTCCACGCAGCGGCGCGCGCATTCATCTCCTTTTTCTTCAACGGGGGATTCCGCTTCGGGAGTGGCGCTGTCCCCGGCGTCGGGATCGAGCGAGCACTGATCGGGCCCCCAACGAAGACACGCGCCACTTGCCGTGCGATCGAGACACTGCTCGGCGCAGCTCGCGCCGGGGCCGCAAAAGTCCTCGGCATATTGGAGGCACTTGCCGTGATCGGTGCGGCGCTCGCAGCGCCGGGCACATTGGGATTCCCCGGACCGCGATTGAGGACCGGAGAGCAGCAGCGGGGCAAGCACAACCAACAGAGCACCAAGACGGGACATGGGAAGCCTCCAGCCGGAAACAAGATCGGGATCGAAGAGCTTACTTCAACCCTAGACGGCCCAGGACGCAGCAGGTAACCGTTTATTACAAATATTGACATATTTCCGAATCTTGGTAATATTAAGCCCATGAGCGAGTCACCCAACGCCAGGAGCCTGCTTCTCGACCTTTTGCGGGTCGTTCCCGGACGCACCGCGGTGCCGGTGCAGGGGCTCGTGCGCGTGGGCGAGCTCTTCGGGATCACCGGCAATGCCACGCGCGTGGCGCTCTCGCGGCTCTCCGAGGGCGGGCTCGTCGAGAGCGACGAGCGCGGCCAGTATCGCCTGAGCCAGGCCAGCGACCCGGTCAGCGCCTTCGTCGAGAACTGGCGCCTTGGTGAGCAGCGCCTTCGCCCCTGGGAGGGTGGCTGGCTGTGCGTGCACCTGCCGCGGCCGGGCCCCGGACGAAAGGCGCGCACGGCGAGCCTGCGCGCCATGGAATTTCTGAGCCTGCGCGAGGCAGAGGGCGGCCTGTGGGTGCGCCCCGACAACCTGGCAGGCGGCGCGCAGGCCGCGCGCGAGGCGCTCGGCAAGCTCGGCCTCGAGGAAGGCGCGCTCGTGTTTGCGGGACGCAACTTCGGTGAAGACGTGACCGCGCGCTGGGCCGGAGAGCTCTGGACCGATGAGCCCTCCCGTGAGCAGCGCGCCCACGCCAGGAAGCTCGAAGCGAGTACCAAACGCATTCCGTCGCTGAACAAGGACAAGGCGCTCGTCGAGACCTTCACCCTGGGCGGCAAGGCCATCGAGCTGCTGGTGCGCGACGCGCTGCTGCCCGACGAGATTCGAAGCGGCGATGCCCG is a genomic window of Chrysiogenia bacterium containing:
- a CDS encoding PaaX family transcriptional regulator, whose protein sequence is MSESPNARSLLLDLLRVVPGRTAVPVQGLVRVGELFGITGNATRVALSRLSEGGLVESDERGQYRLSQASDPVSAFVENWRLGEQRLRPWEGGWLCVHLPRPGPGRKARTASLRAMEFLSLREAEGGLWVRPDNLAGGAQAAREALGKLGLEEGALVFAGRNFGEDVTARWAGELWTDEPSREQRAHARKLEASTKRIPSLNKDKALVETFTLGGKAIELLVRDALLPDEIRSGDARRELTDAMLAYDVVGRNIWSGIFSALSLQGAPAQVSGI